From Geomonas agri, one genomic window encodes:
- the pyrH gene encoding UMP kinase, translating to MAEPYYKRVLLKLSGEALGGDQGYGIDPNTITAIAREVKQVVELGVELCLVIGGGNIFRGVAASSKGMDRASADYMGMLATMINSLAMQDALEKVGVDTRVQSAIGMAEVAEPYIRRRAIRHLEKGRVVIFGAGTGNPYFTTDTAASLRAMEIGADVILKGTKVDGVYSADPNKDKNATKYDTLSYLEVLRKGLQVMDATAISLCMDNSLPIIVFDVTTDGNVVRVVNGEPIGTLVKEGE from the coding sequence ATGGCAGAACCGTATTACAAAAGAGTACTTCTTAAGCTTTCCGGCGAGGCCCTCGGCGGCGACCAGGGGTACGGCATCGACCCCAACACCATCACCGCCATCGCCCGCGAGGTGAAGCAGGTGGTCGAACTTGGCGTCGAGCTGTGCCTCGTTATCGGTGGCGGCAACATCTTCCGCGGCGTCGCTGCCTCCTCCAAGGGGATGGACCGCGCCAGCGCCGACTACATGGGCATGCTGGCCACCATGATCAACTCCCTTGCCATGCAGGACGCCCTGGAGAAGGTCGGCGTCGATACCCGCGTCCAGTCCGCCATCGGTATGGCCGAGGTCGCCGAGCCCTACATCCGCCGGCGCGCCATCAGGCACCTGGAAAAGGGCAGGGTGGTTATCTTCGGTGCCGGCACCGGCAACCCCTACTTCACCACCGACACCGCCGCGAGCCTTAGGGCCATGGAGATCGGCGCCGACGTGATCCTCAAGGGGACCAAGGTGGACGGCGTCTACTCCGCCGACCCCAACAAGGACAAGAACGCCACCAAGTACGACACGCTCAGCTACCTCGAGGTCCTCAGGAAAGGGCTCCAGGTTATGGACGCCACCGCGATCTCGCTGTGCATGGATAACAGCCTTCCGATCATCGTGTTCGACGTGACGACTGACGGCAATGTCGTACGTGTTGTCAACGGCGAGCCGATCGGCACCCTCGTCAAAGAAGGAGAATAG
- a CDS encoding isoprenyl transferase — translation MDHSLDPKKLPKHLAVIMDGNGRWAKQRMLRRIVGHQKGVETVRVIVEECSRLGIGYLTLFAFSAENWLRPKTEVKALMALLKQYIRSETARMMQNNIRFNVIGNRTDLPEDVNREIQATIDKTAGNSGMLLTLALSYGSRQEIVTAAKRLACEVAAGRLAPEQIDENSFTGSLFTAGIPDPDLLIRTSGEMRISNFLLWQLAYAELYFTEVNWPDFDKHELARAFRDYQSRERRFGMTSEQLVETPS, via the coding sequence ATGGACCACAGCTTAGACCCCAAGAAACTTCCGAAGCACCTCGCCGTCATCATGGACGGCAACGGCCGCTGGGCCAAACAGCGCATGCTGCGCAGGATCGTTGGGCATCAAAAAGGTGTTGAGACCGTCCGGGTCATCGTCGAGGAGTGTTCGCGCCTGGGGATTGGCTACCTGACCCTGTTCGCCTTCTCCGCGGAGAACTGGCTGCGCCCCAAGACTGAGGTCAAGGCGCTCATGGCGTTGTTGAAGCAGTACATCCGCAGCGAGACCGCCCGGATGATGCAGAACAACATCCGCTTCAACGTGATTGGCAACCGCACCGACCTCCCCGAGGACGTGAACCGGGAGATCCAGGCGACCATCGACAAGACCGCGGGCAATAGCGGCATGCTGCTCACCCTGGCGCTCTCCTACGGCAGCCGCCAGGAGATCGTGACGGCAGCCAAGCGGCTGGCTTGCGAGGTGGCGGCAGGACGGCTCGCCCCGGAACAGATCGACGAGAACTCCTTTACCGGATCCCTTTTTACCGCCGGGATTCCGGACCCGGATCTCCTGATCAGGACCAGCGGGGAGATGCGCATCAGCAACTTCCTGCTCTGGCAGCTTGCCTACGCCGAGCTTTACTTCACCGAGGTCAACTGGCCCGATTTCGACAAGCACGAGCTGGCGCGGGCCTTCCGCGACTACCAGTCCAGAGAGCGCAGGTTCGGCATGACCAGCGAACAGCTGGTAGAGACGCCGTCCTAG
- a CDS encoding phosphatidate cytidylyltransferase: MKRLATAAVLLPLVIVFILKASVFQFSLLVSLLALLGLDEFYRMALPQRRGEGRVAAVAGAGAVFAVFSGNPVLPLFTLTTLVLAFTLVALFRLKDIKQAAPDVALVLMGFLYVPLLLVHLVLVRSLPNGVSWLFLIMVIVMAGDSAAYYVGSTLGKHRLYPAVSPKKSVEGALGGLCGSVIGAIIVKFTFFHQLAIGDCFAAALLLGVLGQLGDLFESLIKRSCGVKDSGSIIPGHGGILDRLDSILFAAPAAYYYAFFLF; the protein is encoded by the coding sequence ATCAAACGACTAGCCACCGCAGCGGTCCTGCTGCCCCTCGTGATTGTTTTCATCCTGAAGGCGTCGGTATTCCAGTTCTCCCTGCTGGTGTCCCTGCTCGCCCTCCTGGGGTTGGACGAGTTCTACCGTATGGCGCTGCCGCAGCGCCGCGGCGAGGGGCGGGTAGCCGCTGTCGCCGGCGCCGGCGCCGTCTTCGCGGTCTTCTCTGGGAACCCGGTGCTGCCGCTGTTCACCCTTACCACCCTGGTGCTCGCTTTCACCCTGGTTGCCCTTTTTCGGCTCAAGGACATCAAGCAGGCCGCCCCTGACGTCGCCCTCGTCCTGATGGGCTTTCTCTATGTGCCGCTTCTGCTGGTGCACCTGGTGCTGGTCAGGTCGCTCCCCAACGGCGTCTCATGGCTGTTCCTGATCATGGTGATCGTCATGGCCGGCGACAGTGCCGCCTACTACGTTGGCTCCACGTTGGGCAAACACCGCCTTTATCCGGCGGTGAGTCCCAAAAAAAGTGTCGAGGGCGCGCTGGGTGGCCTGTGCGGCAGTGTCATAGGAGCGATCATCGTCAAGTTCACCTTCTTCCACCAGCTCGCCATCGGCGACTGCTTCGCCGCCGCGCTCCTCCTGGGTGTGCTGGGGCAGTTGGGCGACCTGTTCGAGTCGCTTATCAAGAGAAGCTGCGGCGTGAAGGACTCCGGCTCGATCATCCCCGGGCACGGTGGCATCCTGGACCGGCTTGATTCGATTTTGTTCGCGGCGCCGGCGGCTTACTACTACGCCTTTTTCCTTTTTTAG
- the frr gene encoding ribosome recycling factor, with protein sequence MIKDVIADMNVHMDKTIESLRKEYQKVRTGRASTALLDDIKVDSYGTLSPLNQVASLAIPEARTITIQPWDNKMIGPIEKAIMNANLGLTPANDGKLIRLVLPPLTEERRKDIAKQLKRDAEESKVALRNIRRDAIDKLKKLEKDKQISEDELKRAEKDVQDSTNKYVAKCDEVLAHKEKEVMEV encoded by the coding sequence ATGATCAAGGATGTCATCGCCGATATGAACGTCCACATGGACAAGACCATAGAGTCGCTCAGGAAGGAGTACCAGAAGGTCCGCACCGGTCGCGCCAGCACCGCGCTTCTGGACGACATCAAGGTCGATTCCTACGGCACGCTTTCGCCGCTGAACCAGGTGGCCTCCCTCGCGATTCCCGAGGCGCGCACCATCACCATCCAGCCCTGGGACAACAAGATGATCGGCCCCATCGAGAAGGCGATCATGAACGCAAACCTGGGCCTTACTCCGGCTAACGACGGCAAGTTGATCCGCCTTGTTCTCCCGCCCCTCACTGAGGAGCGCAGGAAGGACATCGCCAAGCAGTTGAAGCGCGACGCCGAGGAGTCCAAGGTGGCCCTGAGGAACATCCGTCGCGACGCCATCGACAAGCTGAAGAAACTCGAGAAGGACAAGCAGATCTCCGAGGACGAGCTGAAGCGCGCCGAGAAGGACGTGCAGGATTCCACCAACAAGTACGTCGCCAAGTGCGATGAGGTGCTGGCCCACAAGGAAAAAGAGGTTATGGAGGTCTGA